One Branchiostoma floridae strain S238N-H82 chromosome 15, Bfl_VNyyK, whole genome shotgun sequence DNA window includes the following coding sequences:
- the LOC118431934 gene encoding uncharacterized protein LOC118431934 codes for MAALVASPLLTCSDCKMTFKSPALLQKHKEKFCVGSGIGDPNRLARDAERLRQAAYKPAEPAPPSPDPNLTTKAIDQLRQLKDRKSKLRLEREDEERKLLRDIQDKERAIHRERSRLSVRENEAKKATEFKDLTQEYQRMLDREQRIRDEIDNLEQDLGLESRAGVISRNTDSSMSLPIYTDDEQASPRKNDHTEQLRRLAEHHGKQLGEIQNRNRELERQREEIRRRLQDLGNQPIPQQPASDQPSVEDMVKELREQEKRNQDTLEQLKSHLNNLQEEARKAAEQRPDSGVQTEFVGIPFQNGSLVSEISAMRLAYLQSGGNDPAVLAQMHDMQVEAQQLEDQNKRRDKKKSSKKEPKDMGSQVLAIELENQRLQRELQEMHEHQRRKHRRRASDSDDDGEIRQLQRDHMRKMLHLQHEMELLKQEAMLNKMRRELHTPRPSQPPPQPQPQPPPPQPQPPPPQPHPAPIRRPPPKPETPEIERHRYQRDREGNTIEALDPLLPAPYDPGAGFVVFYDYLLGLDPEYKSTRLIVGLYNNANEIGDPTPLPVVYTEGGYNSYYQNYAGMNIAVIGAKQPVPRIQPSMDLSIIVEMQVQSGRDGYDSNRLRSRGWSKIELFDQQNRVLSGRWKIPLRMTPVKPHLTAVELNNVPQLGHAELYFRLVNWRDSDVQSLSKVNPSEARHYKFPPQMSGYPAYNSPRQNYSSIPTQPIAYVPPPPSEAPPSTAGSITDRRSLSRPRRSPISYQPEVEDSISVGFQVDRVKDALDGEGKVRLTVYNQWTGNIAQSSTAPMTCTTSPVKSNFKHGVHVFGWQEALFHDVYLNADMIVVVRFYLRQLIRDDAPEDVSQGGSILDEEKLVAWSSMTLTTKNTGRLRLKTGNHKLPLFYPPVPEAKDIPLSSRENPREWQRFGRSTVRFHIFQGEPPRANTPSTIGGDLEDDIPEGAWIAHERSSPPTDVFGSDDGFDLYIDGARFLPDAVTISRVAGRMFDRQFNQIGPDINTSVDLDSNIFEPSYNFRMEFREAALPPSSILLLKVYATDRFRKQLTVVGWATLNVFVETGTQRQPMVDTPGLQVSLNEGAHQVRLYSGGPNALDPLTDNTLRGTKRHVPCASLLLRLVKAPKDQHGRPLEAERVPQIDWPRLGLSVPKPAYSEGVYFSNKCTPTRGESQLFHAMGDRNVVLIRHCLSVISDGQEQRLKTDKATEQWIRTQLTRLLDTQPPDLDLTHISRYQPIHGLKVAIDGALNLPWSKFTHAHYCFNPPGAFYYGNPTAAYDKLTFSENLDLNSNQKAPVWKDGFTWFPRRSLHRYLVLIVHLQEVAVTVARDNYKYGLLEQAWTAIQIFKEGYAITSAFQLPLYQGAPSQAILTALSRQPCKEVLDDLVKSNSIKLAEGASVFVRVADARRDEEISTPMVDVNTSLLPQDQLDRYTQEIPSKPLRQQVPQGKTPDQFQNSLASKFKNLVYKLYITD; via the exons TACCAGCGCATGTTGGACCGTGAACAGCGGATACGAGACGAGATTGACAACCTGGAACAAGACCTTGGACTTGAGAGTCGGGCAGGAGTGATATCACGTAACACTGACAGCAGTATGAGTCTGCCAATATACACTGAT GATGAGCAGGCCAGCCCCAGGAAGAACGACCACACGGAGCAGCTGAGGAGACTAGCTGAGCATCATGGGAAACAGCTGGGAGAGATCCAGAACAGGAACAGGGAACTGGAGAGGCAGAGAGAAG AAATTCGGCGGAGACTTCAGGACTTGGGGAACCAGCCGATCCCCCAGCAGCCTGCCAGTGACCAGCCCAGTGTGGAGGACATGGTGAAGGAGCTGAGAGAACAGGAGAAGAGGAACCAAGACACTCTGGAACAGCTCAAGTCACATCTAAACAACCTACAAGAAGAAGCAAG GAAAGCTGCAGAACAGCGTCCTGACAGTGGGGTCCAGACAGAGTTTGTGGGTATCCCATTCCAGAATGGCTCTCTGGTGTCAGAAATAAG TGCGATGCGGTTAGCGTACCTGCAGAGTGGAGGTAATGACCCGGCAGTGCTGGCACAGATGCATGACATGCAGGTGGAGGCACAGCAGCTGGAGGACCAGAACAAACGCAGGGACAAGAAAAAAAGCAGCAAAAAAG AACCCAAGGACATGGGCAGCCAGGTGCTGGCTATAGAGCTGGAGAACCAGCGCCTCCAGCGGGAGCTGCAGGAAATGCACGAACACCAGCGCAGGAAGCATCGCAGGAGGGCCAGCGACTCTG ATGATGACGGAGAGATTCGGCAGCTGCAGAGGGACCACATGCGGAAGATGCTGCACCTGCAGCATGAGATGGAGCTGCTGAAGCAGGAGGCCATGCTGAACAAGATGCGCCGAGAGTTGCATACACCGAGGCCC tcacagCCACCACCCCAGCCTCAGCCTCAGccaccccctccccagccaCAGCCCCCACCACCACAGCCACACCCTGCACCCATACGCAGGCCTCCTCCCAAGCCTGAGACACCCGAGATCGAGCGGCATCGGTACCAGCGGGACAGAGAAGGGAATACTATAGAAGCGCTGGATCCACTTCTGCCAGCTCCATATGACCCTGG AGCTGGCTTTGTGGTGTTCTATGACTACCTGCTGGGCCTGGACCCAGAGTACAAGTCCACCCGGCTGATCGTTGGTCTGTATAACAATGCTAATGAGATTGGTGACCCGACCCCACTGCCTGTAGTCTACACTGAGGGAGGGTACAACAGCTACTACCAGAACTATGCTGGGATGAACATAGCAGTCATTGGTGCCAAACAACCTGTCCCAAG GATCCAGCCCTCCATGGATCTCTCCATAATAGTAGAGATGCAGGTACAGTCAGGCAGGGACGGGTACGACAGTAACCGGCTACGCTCACGCGGCTGGAGCAAGATCGAGCTGTTTGACCAGCAGAACCGCGTGCTGAGCGGCCGGTGGAAGATTCCGCTGAGAATGACACCTGTCAAGCCTCACCTGACAGCTGTGGAACTCAATAATGTTCCTCAG TTGGGGCATGCAGAGCTGTACTTCAGACTGGTGAACTGGCGAGACTCAGATGTGCAGTCACTCTCTAAAGTTAACCCTTCAGAAGCACGCCACTACAAATTTCCACCTCAA atgTCTGGTTACCCTGCCTACAACTCTCCCCGCCAAAACTATTCCTCTATTCCTACTCAGCCCATTGCCTatgtcccccctcccccttctgaAGCTCCTCCCAGCACAGCAGGCTCTATAACTGACAG AAGGTCATTGAGTAGGCCTAGGAGAAGTCCCATCAGCTACCAACCTGAGGTGGAGGACAGCATCTCTGTGGGTTTCCAG GTTGACCGTGTAAAAGATGCCCTTGATGGGGAGGGGAAAGTGCGCCTTACTGTGTATAACCAATGGACAGGAAAC ATTGCCCAGTCTTCTACTGCTCCTATGACTTGTACAACCTCACCTGTCAAGTCCAACTTCAAACATGGTGTCCATGTCTTTGGATGGCAAGAG GCACTGTTCCACGATGTCTACCTGAATGCAGACATGATCGTGGTTGTCCGGTTCTACCTGCGCCAGCTGATCCGAGATGACGCGCCAGAGGATGTAAGCCAGGGAGGAAGTATACTGGACGAGGAGAAACTGGTGGCCTGGAGCTCAATGACACTTACGACAA AAAATACTGGTCGGCTGAGGTTGAAAACAGGCAACCACAAACTACCCCTGTTCTATCCACCTGTACCTGAGGCAAAGGACATCCCTCTCTCA TCCAGAGAAAACCCGCGGGAATGGCAGAGATTCGGAAGGTCTACTGTTCGGTTCCACATCTTCCAAGGAGAGCCACCTCGCGCCAACACACCTTCCACCATCGGTGGTGACCTTGAGGATGACATACCAGAG GGAGCATGGATAGCTCATGAGAGAAGTTCTCCCCCTACTGATGTGTTTGGATCAGATGATGGTTTTGACCTGTACATAGACGGGGCGAGGTTCCTCCCAGACGCTGTCACCATCTCCAGAGTAGCAGGCAGAATGTTTGACAGGCAGTTCAATCa GATTGGGCCAGACATTAACACCAGTGTAGACCTAGACAGCAACATCTTTGAGCCTTCCTACAACTTCAGGATGGAGTTTAGAGAGGCAGCCCTGCCTCCATCTTCAATACTGCTGCTCAAG GTATATGCCACAGACAGATTCCGCAAACAGTTGACAGTTGTGGGCTGGGCCACACTGAATGTGTTTGTAGAGACAGGCACTCAGAGACAGCCCATGGTGGACACCCCTGGACTGCAG GTGTCTCTGAATGAAGGAGCTCACCAGGTGAGACTGTACAGCGGAGGGCCGAATGCTCTGGACCCTCTCACGGACAATACTCTCAGAGGAACCAAGAG ACATGTCCCCTGTGCAAGTCTGCTGCTAAGGTTAGTCAAGGCTCCCAAGGACCAACATGGAAGGCCACTAGAG GCTGAAAGAGTGCCCCAGATAGATTGGCCCAGGCTAGGCCTGAGTGTACCAAAGCCAGCCTACAGTGAGGGTGTGTACTTCTCCAACAAGTGTACACCTACCAGGGGAGAGAGCCAGCTCTTCCATGCCATGGGTGACAG GAATGTGGTGTTGATAAGACACTGCCTGTCAGTCATCTCTGATGGACAGGAGCAGAGGCTTAAAACAGACAAGGCTACAGAACAATGGATTAGG ACCCAGCTGACCCGTCTGCTGGACACTCAGCCCCCTGATCTAGACCTGACCCACATCTCCAGGTACCAGCCTATCCATGGACTCAAG GTGGCCATAGATGGAGCCCTGAACCTCCCCTGGTCAAAGTTCACCCATGCACACTACTGCTTCAACCCTCCTGGTGCTTTCTACTAT GGTAACCCAACAGCAGCGTATGACAAGCTGACATTCTCAGAAAATCTGGACCTAAACAGCAACCAGAAGGCACCAGTCTGGAAGGATGGCTTCACG TGGTTCCCTCGGAGGTCCCTGCACAGGTACTTGGTGCTTATTGTACATCTACAGGAGGTGGCAGTCACTGTGGCCAGGGACAACTACAAATATGGGCTACTGGAACAG GCATGGACAGCAATACAGATCTTCAAAGAGGGCTATGCCATCACCAGTGCATTCCAGCTTCCACTGTACCAGGGTGCACCTTCTCAG GCGATATTGACAGCCTTGTCCAGACAACCGTGCAAGGAGGTTCTAGATGACCTGGTGAAAAGCAATTCT ATCAAGCTGGCAGAGGGCGCATCTGTGTTTGTGCGAGTGGCAGATGCCAGAAGAGATGAAGAAATCAGCACTCCTATG gTGGATGTGAACACCTCCCTCCTCCCCCAGGACCAGCTGGACAGGTACACCCAGGAGATCCCCTCCAAACCCCTCAGGCAGCAGGTACCACAGGGCAAGACTCCCGACCAGTTCCAGAACAGCCTCGCTAGCAAGTTCAAAAAT CTTGTGTACAAGTTGTACATCACAGACTGA